In Salinigranum marinum, one DNA window encodes the following:
- a CDS encoding DUF7546 family protein: MPTRTDLLAGAVVLNAELLVVLLYLAVEPVVIESWRFILYGFLWINASIYAVAKTTPAQTTPRTKRIALLVAGGYFLVLAVAGGIVGPSHTSPLASLITDGHLHSHGTAAAGSFDLRLLPPGWGPALVYQGSWLLVILMPYKIVGYLALAYLVYATVIDAAGTVVSGSLGLLSCVSCTWPVVGSLVTSIFGSGSAVVVAATTWPYDISTVAFLATVALLTWRPLVR; encoded by the coding sequence ACTGCTCGTCGTCCTCCTCTACCTGGCGGTCGAGCCCGTCGTGATCGAGTCGTGGCGGTTCATCCTCTACGGCTTCCTCTGGATCAACGCGAGCATCTACGCCGTCGCCAAGACGACGCCCGCGCAGACGACACCCCGGACGAAGCGGATCGCGCTCCTCGTCGCCGGAGGGTACTTCCTCGTCCTCGCCGTCGCGGGTGGGATCGTCGGTCCGAGCCACACTAGTCCGCTCGCGTCGCTCATCACCGACGGACACCTCCACAGCCACGGCACGGCGGCCGCGGGGAGTTTCGACCTCAGGCTCCTCCCACCGGGATGGGGGCCGGCGCTCGTCTACCAGGGGTCGTGGCTGCTCGTCATCCTCATGCCGTACAAGATCGTCGGGTACCTAGCGCTGGCGTACCTCGTGTACGCGACTGTCATCGACGCCGCCGGCACCGTCGTCTCGGGCTCGCTCGGGCTGCTCTCCTGTGTCTCGTGCACGTGGCCCGTCGTCGGCTCGCTCGTCACGAGCATCTTCGGGTCGGGCTCTGCCGTCGTCGTCGCCGCGACCACCTGGCCGTACGACATCTCGACCGTCGCGTTCCTCGCGACCGTGGCGCTGTTGACCTGGCGACCGCTCGTGCGGTGA